Proteins encoded in a region of the Oncorhynchus gorbuscha isolate QuinsamMale2020 ecotype Even-year unplaced genomic scaffold, OgorEven_v1.0 Un_scaffold_3367, whole genome shotgun sequence genome:
- the LOC124027605 gene encoding ataxin-1-like gives MKSNQERSHGCLPPKKREILALEQRPVVVTAAAEILALEQRPVVVTAAAEILALEQGPVVVPAAAEILALEQGPVVSPAAAAASADTTLHTENLAWLANVASERCRSTETPSPRFHVSSSSSSSPSPSALPLSSLSTIYPTGVGLSQQGGTIHVAASTGQQRHHLDGHCYTTALISQATKVGDQQNQVQIGLPSDLAVSVGGTHFTTTHQYIQLDSTSPAPHPPWGGPPPHTLTLAPSQVLVQYTDGLGVNKAEGGHTKVVQLNGELERSFGKQSCAGIKGTSYSNQNNQQVHHGYEARHILIPADYTTQDSTGLQTSLVLVANAQPKHHPHPTSGAEQDTVQVHPSLIHSEGGGICLRKPVSRTSSFTSLNSSEALKVSSVPHTVIQTTHHSDEHVHSLYSTTQAPIIGYIARAGNQHGVSYATLPQHLVIPDGQSLQSLLISVNGVTTTTDLEAACSVTARTASTTASQLAPSTASLPRHTYLTTSLSKCEMLGSDGHHQSPAVLQAHVLPIQHIQIPSNTPANVVASPSPAPALAPAPVQATPTPLAPAPVQATPTLSSSPSPAPALAPAPVQAIPTLSSSASPAPALAPAPVQATPTLSSSPSPAPALAPAPVQATPTLSSSPSPAPAPVQASPSLSSSPTTLPPFFMRGSIIQLADGELKRVEDLKTEDFIQSAEISSELKIDSSTVERIDTGQTPNAVIIQFGVGEHKAQVCVEVLLEYPFFVFGQGWSSCCPGRTTQLLELSCAKLCVGDVCVSLTLRSLRGGGGSVSGRNHNSQGHEVKLRHSHNTGDITQGSNRQGNSQGNSQSNGQRDGQSMDKDFRNSLNAAGSNSVFLVQVAKTDSLNKEDRDVPRCVDQVTGSGLRPGSGPGVNGTGVGPRSTSDLQAVSGNGEMIGRDNGETREREQNSPMLPPPLKTEVGEADKEKPWGRKRRWSAPERDQTERADEEPPLTLPKPSFITQQVKLSIEGRSNVSR, from the exons ATGAAATCCAACCAGGAGAGGAGTCACGGCTGTCTACCCCCAAAGAAGCGTGAGATCCTGGCTCTGGAGCAGAGGCCTGTGGTGGTAACAGCAGCAGCTGAGATCCTGGCTCTGGAGCAGAGGCCTGTGGTGGTAACAGCAGCAGCTGAGATCCTGGCTCTGGAGCAGGGGCCTGTGGTGGTACCAGCAGCAGCTGAGATCCTAGCTCTGGAGCAGGGGCCTGTGGTGTCACCAGCAGCAGCTGCAGCCTCAGCAGACACTACCTTACACACAGAGAACCTGGCTTGGCTGGCCAATGTAGCCAGCGAACGCTGCAGATCCACAGAAACTCCCAGCCCCAGGTTTCAtgtctcctcgtcctcctcttcatccccctccccttctgctctccccctgtcctctctctccacgaTCTACCCCACTGGGGTGGGGCTCAGCCAACAGGGCGGGACAATCCA TGTAGCCGCCTCCACAGGGCAACAGCGCCACCATCTGGACGGCCACTGCTACACCACCGCCCTCATCTCCCAGGCCACCAag GTTGGGGACCAGCAGAACCAGGTCCAGATAGGTCTGCCGTCGGACCTGGCTGTGTCCGTTGGAGGGACCCACTTCACCACTACCCACCAGTACATCCAGCTGGACAGCA CCTCTCCAGCTCCACACCCACCCTGGGGTGGGCCTCCTCCCCACACCCTCACCCTTGCCCCCTCCCAGGTGCTGGTCCAGTATACGGATGGGTTAGGGGTCAACAAAGCTGAGGGCGGACACACCAAG gtggTGCAGCTGaatggagagctggagaggagtTTCGGTAAACAGAGCTGTGCTGGCATCAAAGGAACCTCCTACTCTAACCAGAACAATCAGCAGGTTCACCATGGATATGAAGCTCGACACATCCTCATTCCCGCAGACTACACTACCCAGGATTCCACAGGACTACAAACCTCCCTGGTGCTGGTAGCAAACGCCCAGCCCAAACACCACCCCCACCCTACCAGTGGTGCTGAGCAGGACACGGTTCAGGTCCACCCATCACTAATACACAGTGAGGGAGGAGGCATCTGTCTAAGGAAACCTGTCTCCAGAacctcctctttcacctccctcAACTCCTCTGAGGCTCTGAAGGTCTCTTCTGTCCCTCACACGGTTATCCAGACCACCCACCACTCTGACGAGCATGTTCACAGCCTGTACTCCACCACCCAGGCACCAATCATCGGCTACATCGCCAGGGCAGGTAACCAGCATGGCGTCAGCTACGCCACTCTGCCGCAGCACCTGGTCATCCCGGACGGCCAGTCCCTCCAGTCTCTCCTGATATCCGTTAATGGAGTTACCACTACTACTGACCTCGAGGCTGCCTGCTCGGTGACCGCTAGGACGGCCAGCACCACCGCCTCTCAGCTGGCCCCATCAACCGCATCCCTCCCCCGCCACACCTACCTCACCACGTCCCTGTCCAAGTGTGAGATGCTGGGGTCGGACGGCCACCACCAGTCCCCTGCTGTACTCCAGGCCCATGTACTACCCATCCAACACATCCAAATCCCGTCTAACACACCTGCTAATGTGGTGGCGTCCCCCTCCCCTGCCCCAGCCCTAGCTCCAGCCCCTGTCCAGGccacccccactc CCCTAGCTCCAGCCCCTGTCCAGGccacccccactctctcctcttccccctcccctgccCCAGCCCTAGCTCCAGCCCCTGTCCAGGccatccccactctctcctcttccgccTCCCCTGCCCCAGCCCTAGCTCCAGCCCCTGTCCAGGccacccccactctctcctcttccccctcccctgccccagccctagctccagctcCTGTCCAGGccacccccactctctcctcttccccctcccctgctCCAGCCCCTGTCCaggcctccccctctctctcctcctctccaaccaCGCTCCCTCCGTTCTTCATGCGTGGCTCCATCATCCAGCTGGCGGATGGGGAGCTGAAGCGAGTGGAGGACCTGAAGACGGAGGACTTTATCCAGAGTGCTGAGATCAGCAGTGAGCTGAAGATTGACTCCAGCACAGTGGAACGCATCGACACGGGCCAGACACCCAACGCTGTCATCATACAGTTCGGTGTCGGGGAACACAAAGCACAG gtgtgtgtggaggtgCTGTTAGAGTACCCGTTCTTTGTGTTCGGCCAGGGCTGGTCGTCCTGCTGCCCTGGCCGGACCACTCAGCTGTTGGAGCTGAGCTGTGCCAAGCTGTGTGTTGGGGACGTGTGTGTCTCCCTGACCCTCAGGAGCCTGAGGGGTGGCGGTGGCTCTGTGTCTGGGAGGAACCACAACAGCCAGGGTCACGAGGTCAAGCTGAGGCACAGCCACAACACTGGGGACATTACACAGGGGTCTAACCGCCAGGGGAACAGTCAGGGGAATAGCCAGAGTAATGGTCAGAGAGACGGTCAGAGTATGGACAAGGACTTTAGGAACAGTTTGAATGCTGCAGGCAGCAACAGTGTCTTCCTGGTGCAAGTGGCCAAAACAGACAGTTTGAATAAGGAGGACAGGGACGTCCCCCGCTGTGTGGACCAGGTGACAGGATCTGGACTGAGACCCGGATCTGGACCAGGGGTCAACGGAACTGGAGTTGGACCCAGGAGCACCTCGGACCTGCAGGCTGTCTCAGGGAATGGAGAGATGATAGGGAGAGACAatggagagacgagagagagagaacagaatagcCCCATGCTCCCTCCGCCCCTCAAGACAGAAGTGGGTGAGGCagacaaagaaaaaccctggggTCGTAAGAGGAGGTGGTCTGCTCcagagagagatcagacagagAGGGCGGACGAGGAACCCCCTTTGACTCTGCCAAAACCCTCTTTTATAACTCAGCAGGTCAAACTCTCCATCGAAGGAAGGTCAAATGTTAGTCGTTGA